In Candidatus Manganitrophus morganii, the genomic window TGGAGTCGACCACCGACGGACTCCTCGTGGTCGACCAGACGGGAAAAATCAGAACATTTAACCGAAAATTCGTCGATATGTGGCAGATCCCCCCCGAGATTATCGCTTCCCAAGACGATAACCAATCCATCAACTATGTCCTCGGGCAATTGAAGGAACCGGAACAGTTCATCGCCAAGATCCGGGAGCTTTATGCTCAACCGGAGGCGGAAAGTTACGATATCCTTGAATTCAAAGATGGAAAAATCTTCGAGCGTTATTCCAAGCCGCAACAGATCGAGAAGACCAGCGGCCGCGTCTGGAGCTTCCGCGATATCACCGAGCGCCGGCGGAACGAGAAGGCGCTGCAGGAGCAAGCCATCCGGGACTCCCTCACCGGCCTCTACAACCGGCGCTACTTCGACCAGCGGGCCGAAGATGAAATCGCACGGGCGAACCGGGAGAAATACCCCGTCGCGATTTTAATGTGCGACCTCGATTTCTTTAAAGTGCTGAACGACACCTTGGGCCATCAGGTCGGCGATCGCATGTTGAAGGCGGTGGCGTTAAGCATCCTTGACTCCACACGCGGCATCGATTTAATCTTCCGTTGGGGAGGAGATGAGATCGTGGTGGTCCTTTCGAAAGCAACCCGTGACGGGGTTCTCACGGCGGCCAACCGGATCAGGGAAGGAATTCTCAAAATTGGGAATGAAGCGGATATTCCCCTCGACGTCAGCATCGGTATCTCCCTTTATCCCGAGCACGGCCGGACGGTCGACGAATTGATCAGCATGGCCGACCGCTCCCTCTACATCGCCAAAAAGGGGGGAGACAAGATCCACATCGGGGACAAAGAGTATGATCTGGATGAAAACGCGGTGACGACCGTCTTTCAACCGGTGATCGAGATCTCCTCCCATCGGATCATCGGGTATGAAGCGCTCAGCCGCGATCCTCAGGGGAAGCTCAGCATCGCCGAGCTTTTCAAAAAGTATCAGGCGATCGGCCAGTTGAGCGAGTTAAAACGGATCTGTTTTCAATTGCAGCTCAAGGCGGCGCAACGGCTCCGGCTGCAGCGCGTCTTCATCAATGTCGATTTCAACCTCCTCGATCAGGTTGGCCTGATTTCCAAACCCCCAGACGTCGAAGTCATTTTGGAGATCTCCGAATCGGAGGCCCTCCATAATATCGACCAACGCCTGCAAATCGCTCGAAGCTGGAAAGAACAAGGATTTAAATTTGCCATGGATGATTTCGGAGCTGGTTTTGTCTCCCTTCCCTTTATCTCCCAGCTCGTTCCCGACTACATCAAAATCGACCGATCGGCCATCCTCCAGGCGGTCGAATCAAAGGTGTTCCGCCAGTTTCTCAAAGAGTTGGTGGGGGCGCTGCGGAATCATGAGCCCTCCGGAATCATTGCCGAGGGGATTGAAACCGAAGAGGAATTGAGCATCGTGCGGGAGATGGAGATTCATTTTGCGCAAGGTTTTCTGTTCGGAAAGCCGCAAGCAATCCTATCCCCTCCTCCGCCGGAGGCCGTTCGATGACCGATCGAAACCTCCCCTCGTCCAACCGTCCCGCCTCGGAGACCCTCCGGAAAAAAATCATGGTCGAATTGGAAAGCCGGATGATGACCGCGCGCGACCTCTCGAAGCGCCTGCGCGCCACCGAGAAAGAGATCCTCGGACATCTGGAGCACGTGGCGAAGAGCGTGCGGCCGCCGAAGCGGCTGATCATCGCCCCTTCTTTTTGTAATCAATGTCAGTTCACCTTTTCCGATCGTCGAAAATTTTCGAGTCCCAGCCGATGCCCCCAATGCCGGCATGAAGGAATTTCCCCACCCGCCTTTCGAATTGAGGGGGGCTAGAAAGCGGGAGGGTCGATCCTACTTAAGGCTTGACCCCTCTCCGGTTCCATGGTATCCCTTGAAACGATCCTGGAGGTAAGCGGTGGAAATCTT contains:
- a CDS encoding diguanylate cyclase, giving the protein MTTCKNSVYRYGFALAVVAISFPLKTTLIPLIGREVSFLLFSATTIVSTWYGGVGPGLLASFSSMLLHGGLPPPSDPLPTSEWFFFKAFLITSLSVAWGSARHRAEATKEENRQLLRKMEQSISEHAGTVETTGKDLENKMPDRIQKEEELKTALSLVNAALESTTDGLLVVDQTGKIRTFNRKFVDMWQIPPEIIASQDDNQSINYVLGQLKEPEQFIAKIRELYAQPEAESYDILEFKDGKIFERYSKPQQIEKTSGRVWSFRDITERRRNEKALQEQAIRDSLTGLYNRRYFDQRAEDEIARANREKYPVAILMCDLDFFKVLNDTLGHQVGDRMLKAVALSILDSTRGIDLIFRWGGDEIVVVLSKATRDGVLTAANRIREGILKIGNEADIPLDVSIGISLYPEHGRTVDELISMADRSLYIAKKGGDKIHIGDKEYDLDENAVTTVFQPVIEISSHRIIGYEALSRDPQGKLSIAELFKKYQAIGQLSELKRICFQLQLKAAQRLRLQRVFINVDFNLLDQVGLISKPPDVEVILEISESEALHNIDQRLQIARSWKEQGFKFAMDDFGAGFVSLPFISQLVPDYIKIDRSAILQAVESKVFRQFLKELVGALRNHEPSGIIAEGIETEEELSIVREMEIHFAQGFLFGKPQAILSPPPPEAVR